A window of Geobacter sp. contains these coding sequences:
- a CDS encoding tetratricopeptide repeat protein, protein MSKEQLLVAVVALIAGLLIGYMFFTSKAERTQINAPLPMGSGSPTDYQARIAEAEKLVKQDPRNLQAWVQLGNDYFDTDQAQKAITAYGKALELDPNNANILTDQGIMYRKMGWFDKAVANFEKAQQIDPKHLQSLFNLGVVYANDLKQPDKAIVAWNRYLAMDSTSPTAQQIKQMVEQLKASPHGMK, encoded by the coding sequence TTGAGCAAAGAACAGTTGCTTGTCGCAGTTGTCGCCCTGATCGCAGGTCTCTTGATCGGTTACATGTTTTTCACCAGCAAGGCCGAACGGACGCAGATCAATGCGCCATTACCCATGGGGTCCGGTTCTCCCACCGATTACCAGGCGAGGATCGCCGAGGCGGAAAAGCTGGTCAAGCAGGACCCGCGCAACCTGCAGGCCTGGGTACAGCTGGGGAATGACTATTTCGATACCGATCAGGCCCAGAAGGCGATCACCGCCTATGGAAAGGCCCTGGAACTCGATCCCAACAATGCGAACATCCTGACCGACCAGGGCATCATGTACCGCAAGATGGGATGGTTCGACAAGGCGGTCGCCAACTTTGAAAAGGCCCAGCAGATCGATCCAAAACACCTGCAGAGCCTGTTTAACCTCGGGGTTGTCTACGCCAACGACCTGAAGCAGCCCGACAAGGCTATCGTCGCCTGGAACCGGTACCTCGCCATGGATTCCACCAGTCCGACGGCACAGCAGATCAAACAGATGGTGGAACAGTTAAAAGCCAGCCCGCACGGGATGAAGTAG
- the recJ gene encoding single-stranded-DNA-specific exonuclease RecJ, protein MQPIHEKRWRLRAADPGVVRGLVAQHSLDPLIARVLVNRGMETAEAAGRFLSPSLADLPDPFLLPDMDRAVARLARARQAGETVCVYGDYDVDGITAVALLIGFFRTAGISCLYHIPRRLEDGYGLSADGLQAVAAQGASVVVTVDCGISAVAEAGLAADLGLDLIVTDHHTPGPALPAAYAVINPLRSGSAFPCTVLAGVGVAFNLLLALRSRLREEGAFAAGEEPDLRHYLDLVALGTIADIVPLLDANRALVRTGLKVLTAAGRPGIAALKAVAGVDGEVSCGAVGFRLAPRLNAAGRLEDAAAGVELLLTQDRAEAARLAAELDASNAERQALEREILQDALHRIGESPDLKGRKSIVLASADWHPGVIGIVASRVVDLYHRPTILIALQEGSGRGSGRSIPGFHLYQALHACADHLLKFGGHRQAAGLSIVEETLAGFVERFDAVVSGELANDELVPDLWLDGELLPSDLELALAERIAALSPFGAGNPEPLFLVRNARIVERRVLKDAHLKLRLAVGERICEAIGFSLAARELPDLIDCAVAMQVNIWNGRRSLQLRIKDLRPAEAASAGIRETMVHSGNGDADGAL, encoded by the coding sequence ATGCAGCCAATACACGAAAAACGATGGCGCCTGCGCGCGGCTGATCCTGGGGTAGTGCGGGGCCTGGTCGCACAGCACTCCCTGGATCCGCTCATTGCCAGGGTGCTGGTCAACCGGGGCATGGAGACTGCCGAGGCAGCGGGGCGTTTCCTGTCTCCCTCGCTTGCCGATCTTCCCGATCCCTTCCTGCTGCCGGATATGGACCGGGCAGTGGCGCGCCTTGCCCGTGCGCGGCAAGCGGGCGAAACCGTCTGCGTCTACGGCGATTACGACGTGGACGGCATCACGGCAGTGGCCCTCTTGATCGGGTTCTTCCGCACCGCGGGCATCTCCTGCCTGTACCATATCCCCCGCCGGCTGGAGGACGGTTACGGCCTCTCCGCTGATGGGTTGCAGGCGGTGGCAGCTCAGGGGGCCAGCGTGGTGGTGACCGTCGACTGCGGCATTTCGGCAGTGGCCGAGGCGGGACTTGCCGCCGACCTGGGGTTGGATCTGATCGTCACCGACCACCACACCCCAGGCCCGGCCCTCCCGGCAGCTTATGCGGTGATCAACCCGCTGCGTAGCGGATCAGCGTTTCCCTGCACCGTCCTGGCCGGCGTCGGTGTCGCCTTCAACCTGCTCCTGGCCCTTCGCAGCAGGCTCCGAGAGGAGGGTGCCTTTGCCGCCGGGGAAGAGCCGGACCTGCGGCACTATCTCGATCTGGTGGCGCTTGGGACGATTGCGGACATCGTGCCGCTTCTCGACGCTAACAGAGCATTGGTTCGAACGGGGCTGAAAGTCCTGACTGCGGCCGGCCGTCCGGGGATCGCCGCGCTGAAGGCGGTTGCCGGGGTCGACGGCGAAGTCTCCTGCGGAGCGGTCGGGTTCCGTCTTGCCCCGAGACTCAATGCAGCCGGCAGGCTTGAGGATGCCGCTGCCGGCGTGGAGCTGTTGCTCACCCAGGATCGTGCCGAGGCTGCCCGGCTGGCAGCCGAGCTCGATGCCAGCAATGCCGAGCGACAGGCCCTGGAGCGGGAGATCCTGCAGGATGCCCTGCACAGGATCGGGGAGAGTCCGGATCTGAAGGGGAGAAAGAGTATTGTCCTTGCTTCTGCCGATTGGCATCCCGGTGTGATCGGCATCGTTGCGTCGCGGGTGGTCGATCTCTACCATCGCCCCACCATCCTGATAGCGCTGCAGGAGGGGAGCGGACGCGGTTCCGGTCGGAGCATCCCCGGTTTTCACCTCTATCAGGCACTGCATGCTTGTGCCGATCATCTCCTCAAGTTCGGCGGGCATCGCCAGGCAGCCGGGCTCTCGATTGTCGAAGAGACCCTGGCCGGCTTTGTCGAGCGTTTCGATGCCGTGGTGAGTGGGGAACTGGCGAACGATGAACTGGTCCCGGATCTCTGGCTGGATGGGGAACTTTTGCCATCCGATCTCGAACTTGCGCTTGCAGAGCGGATCGCGGCACTTTCTCCCTTTGGCGCAGGGAATCCGGAGCCGCTCTTCCTCGTGCGCAATGCCCGGATCGTGGAGCGGCGCGTCCTCAAGGATGCTCATCTCAAACTGCGCCTTGCCGTGGGGGAGCGCATCTGCGAGGCGATCGGTTTTTCCCTTGCTGCCCGCGAACTGCCGGACCTGATCGACTGCGCGGTGGCGATGCAGGTAAACATCTGGAACGGCAGGCGCAGTCTGCAGTTGCGTATCAAGGATCTGCGCCCCGCAGAAGCGGCGTCCGCCGGGATCAGGGAAACGATGGTACACTCAGGTAATGGAGACGCAGATGGAGCGCTATGA
- a CDS encoding cation diffusion facilitator family transporter has protein sequence MERYERFGQADRVIAVGFWVNAVLMVMKLSAGHYGHSEAVFADGVESACDFIAILFTMIALRIGRRPFDSKHPYGHGKAESIAAIFVALVIFGTGAGILFKAGKTIIDGNLPEPQLVAVLAAFATIVIKECLYRFSRTVSLKLQSPAVEAIAKDHRKDALTSVATLVGVGGAYLGMGMLDPLAAALTAFFIFHIGFETFKSAAHDLMDGQPSEELILAITRLAEEVAGVEHVHEIRGRRSGQYLIVDLKLDMDPEMTVKRSHDIATEVKRRIFERFTNVGDVMIHINPHDEEHEDLIRL, from the coding sequence ATGGAGCGCTATGAACGTTTTGGCCAGGCTGACCGGGTCATTGCAGTCGGATTTTGGGTCAATGCCGTCCTGATGGTCATGAAGCTGTCTGCCGGGCATTATGGGCATTCCGAGGCGGTCTTTGCCGACGGTGTGGAAAGCGCCTGTGATTTCATCGCCATCCTTTTTACCATGATCGCCCTGCGTATAGGACGCCGTCCCTTTGACAGCAAACATCCTTATGGACATGGCAAGGCAGAGAGCATCGCCGCGATCTTCGTCGCTCTGGTGATCTTTGGCACCGGTGCCGGAATCCTTTTCAAGGCTGGCAAGACGATAATCGACGGGAACCTGCCGGAACCGCAACTGGTTGCGGTTCTTGCCGCATTTGCCACCATTGTCATCAAGGAATGCCTCTACCGGTTCTCGCGTACGGTTTCCCTGAAGCTGCAAAGCCCGGCAGTAGAAGCCATCGCAAAGGACCACCGCAAGGATGCCCTTACCTCGGTGGCTACACTGGTGGGTGTTGGCGGCGCCTACCTGGGCATGGGGATGCTTGACCCCCTGGCAGCTGCCCTGACGGCCTTCTTCATCTTCCATATCGGATTCGAGACCTTCAAAAGCGCGGCCCACGATCTTATGGACGGTCAGCCTTCCGAGGAGCTGATCCTGGCGATAACCCGTCTTGCCGAGGAGGTCGCCGGGGTGGAGCACGTCCATGAAATTCGCGGCAGACGCTCCGGCCAGTACCTGATCGTCGATCTGAAGCTGGACATGGACCCGGAAATGACGGTCAAACGGTCACACGACATCGCTACCGAGGTGAAGCGGCGGATTTTCGAGAGATTCACCAACGTGGGTGATGTGATGATCCATATCAACCCCCATGACGAGGAGCATGAAGACCTGATCCGGTTATGA